Part of the Fibrobacterota bacterium genome is shown below.
CCGGCGCGGTCCCCTCTCCGCGATGCGCGCGGTCGTAGGCTAGCCGGCGAATCTAAGTCCCGACGCGCGTTTCCTGTTCCGCGGCCGTAAGGGTTTTCGGACCGTTCCCCGCGCCTACGGGGGGCGGTTCCTCCGTGTGATAATAGTAACCGTAGCGGGCATAATAGTTATCGTCCGCCGGGGAGCGGTGGATGCCGTTGATGGCGGCGAGGATGGGAACCTCGCGTTCCAGGAAGGGCTCCAGCGCCCGCGCCGCCTCGCGGGCGGGCACTTGCCCGGAGCGCAACACGAAGAGCATCCCGTTGCACATGCCCGCGAAGTTAACGGGGTCGGCGGTGACGATCACCGGCGGCCCGTCCACGATGACCACTTCGAAGGCGGCGCGCATCAGCTTGAGGTAATAATCCATGGGGGCGCGATAGGCCGCCTCCGTGGCCGACTCGTCGTAATGGCCCTTGGGCATGACCGAGAGGCCGGCTTGCACGGTGGGCAATTCCAGGCTATGGGCGCGGCGGCCGAAATCGGGATCGACGCCGCCGCGCAGGAGATCGATGAGGCCGCGTTGCGGGGAGAACCCGAAGATGGCCTCCTGCCGGCCATGGCGGAAATCGGCGTCGACCAGCAAAGTGCGCCGCCCGCGGCGGGCGAAGCCGACGGCCAGATTGGCGGCCACGGTGGACTTGCCTTCGTTAGGCTGGGTGCTGGTGACAAGGAGGGTGAGGGCCCCGCGACCCGGCTCGTTGCCGAAATGGTGTTCCAGTTCCACCCGCAAGGCGCGGTAGGCTTCCACGTCCGCGGGACCCGGGAGGCGGCCATGGTGCAGGAGGTGATCGTCGACGGGCCGCCCGCCTTGGGAACGGCCGGGCATCCGGCGCGCGCGGCCGCTTAGGTAGAAGAGCGAGCCGGCCACCTTCACCTTGAGCATGCGCTCGGCGTCGTCCTTGGTCCAGACGCGCGGGAACAAAATCTGCGACAGGAGCAGCCAGAACAAGCCCGGGAAGAAGGCCACCACCACGGCGGCGGCGGAGAATACCAGGCGGCCGCGCAGGGTGGGCGCCTCGTAAATAGGCGGACGCGCGGGATCCATGATGTTGACGTCGAACAGGCCCGGGCCCGCGCCCAGCTTGGCTTTATCGTACTCGCCTTGCAAATCCTGGAGCGCCTTGGCGGCATTGTCCCTTTCCTGGGTCAGGCGTTGGGCCTCGGCCGTGAGGCCCATGTCCCCGCCGCCGCCGGGCAGGCTGCGGGCGATCTCCCCGCTGGCCTGGGAAAGGCGGGACTTATCCAATGCGCGGGTATCCTCGGCGAGCTGGGCCACCGACGGGAACAGGGATGCCATCTGCCCGTCCACCGCGACCACCATGGGATGGGCCGGATTGTATTTGGCCGTGAGCTCCACCTTCTGGCGCTCCAGATCGGTCATGCGCGCGCGCAAGGCTTCGGCCCGTTGCACGCCTTGCCCGGAGAGGAGGGCCAAGGCCTCATTCATCCATAGAATGCGGGCTTGCGCGCTATCTTCCGGGCCGGGCTTTCCGGACAAGGTTTGCGTGAGGCGATCGAGATTGGTTTCGAGCTGCGACTTCTGGGTTTGCGCGCTGGCGAGCGCGTAGGGGTTGCCTTCCTTCACCGCCAGGCGGGCCTGGTGCTTGTCATAAAAGGAGGCGAGGCGATCCTCCGTTTTGTCGAGGGTGGCTTTGGCCGCCGCGATGTTGTCGTGCATCTTGGCCAGCACGTCCTGGTCCTGGTTCTGGTTGGCCCCCGAGTAAGCGCGGATGAAATTATCGGTCAGGCGGTTGACGACGTCGGCCACCAGGAAGGGATCGCGATCGTCCAGTTCGATGGAATAGTTGACGGCGGCCCCGCCCTTGTCGAGGGGCGTCACCTTAAGGCGTTCGCCGAAGTCGACCAGGGCTTCGTCAGGGGTGCGGAACAGCATCTCGACCTCGAAGCCGCGGGAGACGTCGAGCAAGGCGGCCGGGAAGGTGATGCGGCCGCCGGGGATGGCGACGCTGTTGGTGCTATCGGCGCGGCCGTCGCTATAGGTCGCGTAATGGTCGGTGCCCCAGGGCCGGTATTCGACGCGCACGCGGCGATCCCCCGGGAAGTGTAGGCGATAGCGGCCCGCCGGCGTCTTATCCGAATAGGCGATGTCCTGGATGATGTACTTGCGGAAGACTTCCTTGGTGGTCACCTGCATGCGCAGACCCATGTCGTCGATGGTCTTGAGCAATACCTTCTGGGAATGGAAGAGGCGCACCACCGATTCGGCTTCGCCCAGGGAGACGTCGCGCACGGGGGCGTTCTGGGCGCCGCCCATCACGTGCGGAAAACGCAAGAAGGCCACGCTGGTATAAGTCTTGGGAAGATCGTATACGGCCAGGAAGGTGGCCGCGGGCAATGCGATGAGGGCCCAAATGGCCAGCAGCTTCCATTTCTTGAGCCATAGCATATGGAAGAGAGTGCTCGGCGTTGATACCTTGCTTTTGGGATTCAAGAAGGCTTCGAGGTCGAGCCCGCGCTCCCGCCGCTGCGATTCCATAGGAAACTCCGCGTTAATGTCGTCGGAAAAACGGTACAGAAATGAATGAAAATTTTTGCGACGGTAGCGGACAGCATTTAGTTTACCCACAGAATAAACGTGGGGAGGACCAGGTGATCGAGCTTCAGCCGAGATTGAATCGAATCAAGACCGTTTTCCCGATGCTATTGCTCTTGCTATCCGCGCTGGCGGCAATCCCGTGCGGGGCCCAACAGGCCAAGGAGCGCTCGGTGCCCCGCGAGGAATTCCTCTCCGGGGACGCCATCCGCATCGAAATCCCCGCGGATACCGGATCGGTGCTCGACGGCGTCTATCCCATCGATGGGCAAGGCATGGCCGATCTGCCCATCGCGGGAAAGGTAGTGGTGGCGGGCAAGACGCGCGCGAACATCGAACAATACCTGGCGGGCCTGTGGGCGCCGCTTTTGAAGGACGCCCACGTGCAGGCCACTCCCGCCATCCGCGTGGCGGTGATGGGCAACGTGAAACTGCCCGGCTATTATTATCCCTCGCCGGACGCTGTCATCTACGACGTCATCAACATGGCCGGCGGCCCCTTGCTGCCGTGGAAGATCGAGGATACCCAGCACATCCGAGGCCGTGAAGTGATCAACAAGCGCCTGATCGATTACGTCAGCCGCAGCATGACGCTACGCGAATCCGGCATCCTCTCCGGCGACGAAATCCTCCTGCCCGTGCCGGAACGGATCACCATGAAGGAAGCCATCCCGCTGATCGGAACCACCTTGGCCATCATCTTGAACGCGATGACCATCTACTTCCTGACGGCGGATCGCTCGGCCCGCAGCAACTGAAGCCGCGGGGATATGGCGCGAGAGGACCTCCCCTAAGGCGGGCTGGCATCCCCACGCTTCCCTCCCACCGGGCCCACCTCCCCTCGCATGCTGCAAGACAATGTATTGACAACGATTGTCAATACATTGTCTCTGGATAGGCGAACAAGTCCTTTCCCCGACTCCCCGCGACCGCTCGCCGCTTTTTAGGCTGCGAGCGCTTCGGCGTCCGCGGGGATGGCATCCTCGGCGGCGCGCCGGGCGGGAACCTCGAGCAGCGCGAATGCGGCGGCCACGCGGTTGCGCAGGGCCGCGAAGCTGAACTCCCGTTCCGCGAGGCGGCGACCGGCCGTGCCCATGCGGGCTCGCAAGGCGGGATTGTCGATCAGGGAGCTGAGGGCGGCGGCCCAGTCCTCGGCGCCGGCGCGGTAAGGCACCAGCACTCCGTTTTCCCCGTTATGCACGGCTTCGCGCACGCCGCCCACGTCGGTGGCTACGATGGGCAGGCCCGCAGCGCAGGCCTCCGTGGTGACCATGCCCATATGCTCCTTGCGCGTGGGGAAGACGAAAACGTCGGCGGTGCGGTAGGCTTCCACCAGCGCCTGCGGATCGGCATGGCCCAATCCCGCCAGATGCTCGACGTTGGCGGGCCATTCCCGGCCGATCAGGGCCGGGTCGTTGGACACGATGCGAAGGCGCGCGCGGCCGGCGAAACGCGCTTGGAACAACTCAAATAGGAAACGTCCGCCCTTGCGTTCGAAATCGTTACCCACGAAGAGGAGCACGGGAAGATCGCGCCGCGGTCCCGCCGGGGCCGGCTTCCAATGGCCGATGTCGATGCCGCCCGGGGCCACTACGATGCGATCCGGATCCACCCCGAAATCGTTCAGCAGGGAACGCGCGCACCAATGGGTCCGCGGCAAGAAGGCCTGCACGCGGCGGACGTAGGGGCGATAAGCCGGAGTCACCAAGCGCGATTTGAGGGCGCATCGGAGGGCGGCGCCCGGAGTAGGATCGGTGTCCCGGATGAGGCGATAGGACAGGACGTTGGTGGCATCATGGGCCAGGATCACCGGCAAGCGGGGATCGATCGCCGACAGGGCCGGCAGGATCTCGAAGCTCTGGAGGAAGACCGCATCGCAAGGCGGGGGCGGTTGCGCGCGCAATTTATGCCGCAGGATGGCCGGCCCGATGAAAAGGCCGGAGGCGCGCTGCCATAAGGGGACGTGCTTGCGCAGGGTCGCGTATTCCGGCCCATCCAGGAACACGTAATGGGGCTCAAGGCCCATGGACTCGGCGACCCGTTGCATCTGGCCCGAGAAGGTCCTCCCCCCCAGTACCCGGGACATGAGGAAGAGCACGCGTTTAGGCCGCATCCAGCACCCCCTGCGGCCGGGGCTCGAGGGCCGGGTCCCGGGCCTGCACCTGGCGCAACACGCGTCCGTAGAAATCGAACAGCCTGCGGAAATAATGCTCCGCGTTCCACTCCGCCAGCGAGCGCATGCGCGCATGCATGCCCAGCTCCTTGCGGAGGTTATCATCGCCCATCAGGCGATCGAGCTTGGCCGCCAGATCCTGCGCATCGTTGGGCCGGAACAGGAGCCCGTCCACCTCGTTCTCGATCACGGTGGGGATGCCTTCCAGATCCGATCCCAAGCGCGGCTTGGCGCAGGCGGCCGCTTCCAGAAGCACCCGGCCCATGGCTTCGGTGCGCGAAGGCAGGACGAAGATGCCGCAGCGGCCCATGTGGGCGGGCATGTCCGAAGGCAGGACCGGCGGTTGGTGGAAAATGCCGGGGTGGCCGCCCATGCGTTCCTTCAGCTCGCGATCGTCCGGATACCAACCCAGGATCTTCAGCTTCCACGCGGGATGCCGGGGGGACACGGCCTTGAACGCCTCGATCAAAAGATCCACGCCCTTGAGGCGGAAAGGATAACCCACGAACAGGATGGTTTTCTCCTCGCCCAGATCGGTGAACGGTTCCAGGTTCACGAAGTCGAAGAAATACTCCACCACGGGCGTTTTGATGCGATCCTGGTAATGCTTCAGTTGGGACGGGAACAGGGTCTTGATCCCGTCCGAGCGCGCGAGGGTGAAGCCGACCACCCGGGGATAGAGCCAGCGTTTGCAGGCGAGGGCGAAGCGGGATCCACCCTCCAGGTAATTGGCATAGGAGTCGTATACGCCGTTGACTTCGGGGGCGAAACGGGCGCCGGCCAGGCGCGCGACCAGAAGGCCGATCAGGCCCGAGCGCAGGGGATCGTAGGCCACCACCAAATCCCATCGCTCGCCGCCCAGGCGCGCGGCCAACCCTAAGCGCACCCCGTAGAGGAGGTATTTGACGTGCATCCAGGGCTTCCAGAAGGCCCCGCGGCGATAGCGCAGGGCGGTCAATCGGAAGCGTCCGCAATCGTGATCGCCCGGCTTTTCCATGGTCGTGACGATACGGCCCTCGAAGCGCTCCGAAAGGCGTTCCATGCGCTTGCGCAGGGTGGTGGGGATTTCCCATAGCGGGCCCGGCAGGACCACCAAAAGGCGGTTGCGAATCATGCTATCTCCGGGATGGGGCCCACAGGGTGATGCGCTCGCCGCGCAGGTACCGGAACCAGGCGGCCAGGATGGCCGCATTCACTTGGGCGAAGAAGAAGGGGATCTTGATCAGCAGGTTGTCCCGCGCGGCAGGGAAGGCGAGGCCGATGACGGCCAGGCCCCAGAAGCCGGTCTGCATCACCGCCAGCGCTTGCGCCAGCGGGTCGCCCAAGGCGGCGCCCAAAGCCGTGACGGGGATGAGGAGGATCATGAAGACGGGGGCCAGCCAGCGCATCAGTTTGTGGCTCAAGAGCTGGAAGGAGAAAAAACCGAAGCGGCGGAAATCCAGCAGCTCCAGGTTCGCGAAGAAAGCGGTGATGCCCCGAACCAGGGTCCGCACCTTGCGCTGGTATTCGCTTTGACCGCGCTTGATGTCGCGGTAATACCCGATCACGCTGTCGTCGGAAACGGCGATATAGCCCTTGCGCACGCAATTGAGGACGGTATTGAAATCGGAGGGCAGGTTTTCCGCCCAGGGCATGCAAACGGAGCGCCGGGCCGCGAAGAACGATCCCGACATCCCCACCAGCCCGCGCACTTCCGATTCCAGGCGGCGCAGAAGCATCTCGTAGCGCACGTAAAGGTTCTCGCCCGAGGGCTTGCCCGCCTCGTCCACCATCTTGTCGGTGGAACTCAAGGCCCCCACCCGCGGATCGTCGAAGGCGCGGGACAAACGGCGCAGGGCGTCATGATCCAGCAAGGTACCCACGTCGGTGAAGACCAGGACGTCGCCGGTACTGCGCAGGATGGCCTGCTTTTGCGCATGCTCCTTGCCTTTGCGGTCCTCCACGCGCACCAGCTTCACGCCGGGAAAGCCTTCCACGATGGCATCGGTCCCGTCGCTGGAAGCATCGGAGGCGACCAGGATTTCCAATCGGCCCGGATCGTAATCCAACGTGAGGCTATTCTCGAGCTTGGGCCGGATCCGTTCCGATTCGTTATGCGCGGTGATGATCAGGGACATGCGCGGCGCCTCTTCGCTGCGCAGGGCCCCGCCGGTAAGGGCGGCGCCATCGGCAAGGGTCGCCACACCGGCGCGGGCGGCCCCGCCGGACCCCGGGGATCGGCCCGCCAATTTGCGGGCCGCCACGAGCACCAAGGGATACACGCAGTATGAATAGACGGAAAGGAAGACCAATATGATCAGAGAAAGGGTCGCATTCATTTAATCGCTCCTCCGCCCACGCGGCCGGCGGACGATCCTAAACTAAATTCCGCCGTCCCCATGGCGGAATTATTCACAGGACCCTGAAACCGGGAGGTTACGGTCCCGTTCATGGCCTTCCCCGCGCTTGTAGGTCCGGTTCCCAAAAGCGTATTTGAATCGGACATCCCCTGCCGGCGGAAACCATGCCCATTACCGCATCCGAAACATCCGCGACGTCCCGCATGACCGTGGCCCATGCCATCCACAGCGGGGGTTTCTACGGCGCCGAAAAGGTGCTCTGCGACCTCGCGCGCGAGCAGGCCGCCGCTTCGCCCTATGCGCCGCGCCTTTTGGCCTTGCTCGATCCCGATCAGGCCGGCAACGAAGTCTGCGTCCGCGCCGCGGCGATGGGGGTTCCCGTCGATCACGTGCGCGCCAAGCCGGGCCTTTCCTGGGAAGGCCTGCGGGCCTACGCGCTGGCTTTGAACGCGAGCGGCGCCTCCCTGGTGCATTCCCACGGCTACAAGGCCACCGTCTTCCATCTGCTTTCGCGCTGGCTGGGCTTCCACCGCGTGCCCTTGATCGTCACCGCCCATGGCTACCCCAAGGACTCGGGCGGCCGCAAGGCATCCCTATACAGATGGTTGGACCTGGGGCTTCTGACCGCCGCCGATTGCGTAGTGGCCGTCTCGCGCGAGATGGAAGGCTACCTGCGCGCGCATAATCCCTTGTGCAGACCCTGCACCATCCCCAACGGCATCGCCGCGCAGGCGGAGGTCAAAGGGGAACATCCCCTGCGCGCCGCCTTGGGGACCGCCCCGGACGTACCCATCATCGGGACGGCGGGGCGCATGGCGCCCATGAAGAACCACGCCCTGCTCATCCGCGCTTACGCCCGCGTACGCGCCAATCTCCCTTGCCGCTTGGCCATCCTCGGCGACGGGCCTTTGCGCCCCGAGCTGGAAGCCCTTTGGCGCGAACTCATCCCCGACGAAGAGCCGGGCCTGTTCCCGTTCCAGCCCAAAGTCCTGGAATGGATGGCCGATATGGACGTGTTCGCCATGCCTTCCAACGACGGCGAAGGCCTGCCCATCGCCCTGCTCGAAGCCGGGATGCTATCGCGCGCCGTGGTCGTATCCGACGTGGGTGGCATGCCCGAGGTCGTCTCCGACTGGGTTTCCGGGCGCGTGTTCCCCCGCGGAAACGAAATCGCCTTGGCCCGCGCGCTGGAAGACCTGCTGGCGGATCCGGGGCGGCGGGAATCCTTCGGGAGGAATCTGCGCGCCGAGGTCCTCGCCCAACACGATATCCGCGCGGTCCATGCGCGCTATATGGAGGCCTATGCGCACGCCCTGGCCGCCTGAGCCCGCCCAAGCCTCCGCAGCGGCCGATACGACCGCGACGAGCGGCCCGGAGGCCCGCGCCGACGCCGATGCGAACGCCCGGCCGGCCGCACCCATCGCCACCTCGCCCGTAACGCACGCCCCCGGCCGTCCCCTGCGCATCCTGCAGATCAGCCATGACCTCAAGCCCGGCGGCCTCCAGCGCGTGGTGATCGATTTGGCCCAGGGCCTCCGGCGGCTGGGCCATGACGCGCATATCTGCTCCCTGCGCGGCACCGGGCCCCTCTCCGCGGAGATCCGCGCGCGGGGCATCCCGCTCCGGGAAATGCCCTGGCCGGAGCGCGGATCCGATCGCCGGATGTTCCTGAAGGTAACCCACCTGTTACGGGAACATCGGTATGACGTGGTGCATACGCATAACACCCAGCCTTTCCTGGACGGCGGGCTGGCGGCCCTTCTGGCCCGCGTGCCGGTCCGCATCCATACCGATCATGCCCGCCCCTTCCCCGACAAGATGAGATACATGCTCATGGAACGCCTGATGTCCCTCGCTTACGACCAGGTGGTGGGGGTGTCGGCGCATACCGCCGAAGCATTGCGGCGATACGAAGGCATTTCCCGCCGCAAGCTGGCGGTGATCCCCAACGGCATTGACGGGGAATGGTATCGCGCCGAATGCGCCCGCGCCGATCGCGCGCGTTTGCGGGCGGAGGCCGGCTTGGGCCGCTTCCGGAACGTGTTCGGCCTGGGCGCGCGCCTGGAAGCGCAGAAGGGGATCGCCTTCCTGATCGATGCCATGCCCGCCATCCTGGCACGCCATCCCGACTCCGCCTTGGCGCTGGCCGGTTCGGGATCCCTGGAAGGCGAGCTGAAGGAAAAGGCCCGCGCCTTGGGGGTTGCCGATCACGTGCGCTTCCTGGGATCCTACCCGCAGTTGTTGCGCTTTTATCCCATGCTCGATTTCCTGGTGCTGCCCTCGTTATGGGAAGGCCTCCCGCTTTGCATCCTCGAGGCCATGAGCCTGGGGCTGCCCATCATCGCGACGGAGGTGGGCGGCGTAGGCGATGCCTTGCAGGACGGGCGGACGGCCCGCCTGCTGCCCGCGGCCGATTCGGCCGCCTTGGCGCGGGCGGTGGTCGGCTTCCTGGACGCGCCCGAGGCCGCGCGCGAATTGGGCCGGGCCGCGCGCCGCGCCTTCGACGAACGCCACGATGCCGCGGTCATGGTGCGCGGCTATCTGGACTTGTACGGGCGGAAATCCAACGGAACGGGATCGCCGGGAACGCGATCGGTCGGGGATCGGCGCGCATGAGCCCCTATCGCGTCGGCTTCTGGACTTGGTTGGCTTACCTGCTGATCGATTTCGGCCAGGTCCATCGCATCGTCCCGGGCATGTCCCATCTGTTCCTCGGGGCCCTGGCCACCGTCACCTTGATCGTGCTGGTCTTGACCGAACTCCCCCGCGGCCTTACCGCCCCCGGAGGCGGCTGGTTCAGGCCCCTGGTGGTCTGGCGGGTGCTCTTCCTTTTCGCCATCGCCACCGGCCTTCTCTTGGCGGTGACCCAGGGCCGCGCCTTGATGGTTCTGAAGACCGAATTCCCGCGCTTCCTCGCCGCCTTCCTGGGCGCGCTGCTTTTCCTCCGGAGCGTGGACGATTTGCGCAAAGTGCTGAACGCCATGCTGGTGATGGACTTCCTGCTTTCGGCCTGGGTCATCGCCCATCACGGGCACGGGCCGGGCCTGTACATCGACGAGAACGACGTGGCCCTGGTGCTGGTGATGCTCCTCCCCTTCCCCTTCCTGCGCATCTTCGCGCCGGACAGCAAGGTAACGGCGCGGTTACTATCCATCGGGATCTTCGGGTTATCCCTTTGCGCCATCGGCATCACCTTGTCCCGCGGGGCCATGGTGGGCAGCATCCCCGCCCTGCTCTTCTGCTGGATGAAGAGCCGTCAGAAGGTCCTGAGCCTGGCGCTGGGCGGCCTGGCGCTGGTCTTGGCGGTGCTGTTCGCGCCGCCCACCTTCACCAAGGAATTCGAATCCATCAGCGATACCCACGAGAGCACCGCCGAGGCCCGCCGCTACTATTGGGATCTCTCGACCCAGATGTGGCCGCATCGCCCCATCTTCGGGGTGGGCGCCATGTGTTGGGGCAATGCGCTCTATTCCGGGCTCTTCACCACTCCCGATCGGCGCGCGCATATGACGCCGCATTCGATTTATTTCCAGTGCTGGACCGAGCTGGGCCTGTTCGGCATGACTTGCTGGATCGGCTTCATCCTCGCCGCCTTCCGCGAAACGCGCTCCTTGGGCCGACGCAAGCTGAACGCGGGCCTGGCCATGGTCGCCGATGCCGATCCCGATCCTCTCCAAGTGGCCCGTCTGCGGGCCACCATGGATTTCGTCGGCCCCTTCTCTTCCTGCCTCGCCATCGGTATGG
Proteins encoded:
- a CDS encoding polysaccharide biosynthesis/export family protein; the encoded protein is MIELQPRLNRIKTVFPMLLLLLSALAAIPCGAQQAKERSVPREEFLSGDAIRIEIPADTGSVLDGVYPIDGQGMADLPIAGKVVVAGKTRANIEQYLAGLWAPLLKDAHVQATPAIRVAVMGNVKLPGYYYPSPDAVIYDVINMAGGPLLPWKIEDTQHIRGREVINKRLIDYVSRSMTLRESGILSGDEILLPVPERITMKEAIPLIGTTLAIILNAMTIYFLTADRSARSN
- a CDS encoding glycosyltransferase family 4 protein; this encodes MRPKRVLFLMSRVLGGRTFSGQMQRVAESMGLEPHYVFLDGPEYATLRKHVPLWQRASGLFIGPAILRHKLRAQPPPPCDAVFLQSFEILPALSAIDPRLPVILAHDATNVLSYRLIRDTDPTPGAALRCALKSRLVTPAYRPYVRRVQAFLPRTHWCARSLLNDFGVDPDRIVVAPGGIDIGHWKPAPAGPRRDLPVLLFVGNDFERKGGRFLFELFQARFAGRARLRIVSNDPALIGREWPANVEHLAGLGHADPQALVEAYRTADVFVFPTRKEHMGMVTTEACAAGLPIVATDVGGVREAVHNGENGVLVPYRAGAEDWAAALSSLIDNPALRARMGTAGRRLAEREFSFAALRNRVAAAFALLEVPARRAAEDAIPADAEALAA
- a CDS encoding glycosyltransferase family 4 protein; the protein is MIRNRLLVVLPGPLWEIPTTLRKRMERLSERFEGRIVTTMEKPGDHDCGRFRLTALRYRRGAFWKPWMHVKYLLYGVRLGLAARLGGERWDLVVAYDPLRSGLIGLLVARLAGARFAPEVNGVYDSYANYLEGGSRFALACKRWLYPRVVGFTLARSDGIKTLFPSQLKHYQDRIKTPVVEYFFDFVNLEPFTDLGEEKTILFVGYPFRLKGVDLLIEAFKAVSPRHPAWKLKILGWYPDDRELKERMGGHPGIFHQPPVLPSDMPAHMGRCGIFVLPSRTEAMGRVLLEAAACAKPRLGSDLEGIPTVIENEVDGLLFRPNDAQDLAAKLDRLMGDDNLRKELGMHARMRSLAEWNAEHYFRRLFDFYGRVLRQVQARDPALEPRPQGVLDAA
- a CDS encoding glycosyltransferase, whose translation is MSLIITAHNESERIRPKLENSLTLDYDPGRLEILVASDASSDGTDAIVEGFPGVKLVRVEDRKGKEHAQKQAILRSTGDVLVFTDVGTLLDHDALRRLSRAFDDPRVGALSSTDKMVDEAGKPSGENLYVRYEMLLRRLESEVRGLVGMSGSFFAARRSVCMPWAENLPSDFNTVLNCVRKGYIAVSDDSVIGYYRDIKRGQSEYQRKVRTLVRGITAFFANLELLDFRRFGFFSFQLLSHKLMRWLAPVFMILLIPVTALGAALGDPLAQALAVMQTGFWGLAVIGLAFPAARDNLLIKIPFFFAQVNAAILAAWFRYLRGERITLWAPSRR
- a CDS encoding glycosyltransferase codes for the protein MPITASETSATSRMTVAHAIHSGGFYGAEKVLCDLAREQAAASPYAPRLLALLDPDQAGNEVCVRAAAMGVPVDHVRAKPGLSWEGLRAYALALNASGASLVHSHGYKATVFHLLSRWLGFHRVPLIVTAHGYPKDSGGRKASLYRWLDLGLLTAADCVVAVSREMEGYLRAHNPLCRPCTIPNGIAAQAEVKGEHPLRAALGTAPDVPIIGTAGRMAPMKNHALLIRAYARVRANLPCRLAILGDGPLRPELEALWRELIPDEEPGLFPFQPKVLEWMADMDVFAMPSNDGEGLPIALLEAGMLSRAVVVSDVGGMPEVVSDWVSGRVFPRGNEIALARALEDLLADPGRRESFGRNLRAEVLAQHDIRAVHARYMEAYAHALAA
- a CDS encoding glycosyltransferase family 4 protein, which translates into the protein MRTPWPPEPAQASAAADTTATSGPEARADADANARPAAPIATSPVTHAPGRPLRILQISHDLKPGGLQRVVIDLAQGLRRLGHDAHICSLRGTGPLSAEIRARGIPLREMPWPERGSDRRMFLKVTHLLREHRYDVVHTHNTQPFLDGGLAALLARVPVRIHTDHARPFPDKMRYMLMERLMSLAYDQVVGVSAHTAEALRRYEGISRRKLAVIPNGIDGEWYRAECARADRARLRAEAGLGRFRNVFGLGARLEAQKGIAFLIDAMPAILARHPDSALALAGSGSLEGELKEKARALGVADHVRFLGSYPQLLRFYPMLDFLVLPSLWEGLPLCILEAMSLGLPIIATEVGGVGDALQDGRTARLLPAADSAALARAVVGFLDAPEAARELGRAARRAFDERHDAAVMVRGYLDLYGRKSNGTGSPGTRSVGDRRA
- a CDS encoding O-antigen ligase family protein, which produces MSPYRVGFWTWLAYLLIDFGQVHRIVPGMSHLFLGALATVTLIVLVLTELPRGLTAPGGGWFRPLVVWRVLFLFAIATGLLLAVTQGRALMVLKTEFPRFLAAFLGALLFLRSVDDLRKVLNAMLVMDFLLSAWVIAHHGHGPGLYIDENDVALVLVMLLPFPFLRIFAPDSKVTARLLSIGIFGLSLCAIGITLSRGAMVGSIPALLFCWMKSRQKVLSLALGGLALVLAVLFAPPTFTKEFESISDTHESTAEARRYYWDLSTQMWPHRPIFGVGAMCWGNALYSGLFTTPDRRAHMTPHSIYFQCWTELGLFGMTCWIGFILAAFRETRSLGRRKLNAGLAMVADADPDPLQVARLRATMDFVGPFSSCLAIGMVGYLVSGAFLSVLFYPGFALFAAIAQATAAVWRRELLTEAMRARAGDQPVPRRAEAAQWVAS